One window of the Allosaccharopolyspora coralli genome contains the following:
- a CDS encoding GNAT family N-acetyltransferase, protein MSAHDLTLRRGGPADVRTVLGLLDAANRWLAARGRTDQWGTEPHSTNPRRMAQVTSYATSGELYLADHDGGSTVAALALGEAPDHIPHCPAPHVYINLLVADPGGPGKGAGAVLLDLGRTRAREQGVNLLRVDCYRGPDRALIGYYEKQGFTPAEEFTVRSWPGQVLQQKL, encoded by the coding sequence ATGTCAGCTCACGACCTCACGCTCCGCCGGGGCGGCCCGGCTGATGTGCGGACCGTGCTCGGGCTGCTGGACGCCGCGAACCGATGGCTCGCCGCGCGGGGACGCACCGATCAGTGGGGAACCGAGCCGCACTCGACGAACCCGCGCCGCATGGCCCAGGTGACCAGCTACGCCACCAGCGGAGAGCTCTACCTCGCCGACCACGACGGCGGTTCCACGGTCGCGGCACTCGCGCTCGGCGAGGCACCCGACCACATCCCGCACTGCCCCGCCCCGCACGTCTACATCAATCTGCTCGTCGCGGACCCCGGCGGCCCGGGCAAGGGCGCGGGCGCCGTCCTGCTCGACCTCGGGCGAACGCGCGCCCGCGAGCAAGGCGTCAACCTGCTCCGAGTGGACTGTTATCGCGGACCCGACCGCGCACTGATCGGCTACTACGAGAAACAGGGATTCACTCCCGCCGAGGAATTCACCGTGCGCTCGTGGCCGGGACAGGTCCTGCAGCAGAAGCTCTGA
- the hisC gene encoding histidinol-phosphate transaminase, with protein sequence MSVRTRADLDQLPAYVAGKSVPGAIKLASNEVSGGPLPGVRETVATAACEVHRYPDIAVGRLTEVLAERFGVDTGRVAVGCGSVALCQQIVQATCNGPEDEVLFPWRSFEAYPIITRIAGATPVTVPVTDAHALDLEAMRAAITPNTRVVFVCTPNNPTGTVLHRAELERFLDAVPTDTVVILDEAYFEFVTDPDAPDGMDLLRGRDNVVSMRTFSKAYGLAGARVGYAVGPAKIIEALRKVCIPFSVNALAQAAALASLDAEDELKVRCAEIAEERDRVRSGLLDLGFEVAESQANFVWLPLGDTAQAFNDHCMANKVVVRTFAGDGVRVTIGKPDENDAFLAAAKSYRP encoded by the coding sequence ATGAGCGTGCGCACCCGCGCGGACCTCGACCAGCTTCCCGCTTACGTCGCCGGGAAGTCCGTTCCTGGCGCGATCAAGCTGGCCAGCAACGAGGTCTCCGGCGGTCCCCTGCCCGGCGTCCGCGAGACCGTCGCGACCGCTGCCTGCGAGGTGCACCGCTACCCCGACATCGCCGTGGGCAGGCTGACCGAGGTGCTCGCCGAGCGCTTCGGGGTGGACACCGGCCGGGTGGCCGTCGGCTGCGGCTCCGTCGCTCTGTGCCAGCAGATCGTGCAGGCCACCTGCAACGGACCCGAGGACGAGGTGCTGTTCCCGTGGCGCTCGTTCGAGGCGTACCCGATCATCACCCGGATCGCCGGAGCCACTCCGGTGACCGTTCCCGTCACCGACGCCCACGCGCTCGACCTGGAAGCGATGCGCGCCGCGATCACGCCGAACACACGAGTGGTGTTCGTGTGCACGCCGAACAACCCCACCGGCACCGTGCTGCACCGGGCCGAGCTCGAGCGGTTCCTCGACGCGGTGCCCACAGACACGGTCGTGATCCTCGACGAGGCCTACTTCGAGTTCGTCACGGACCCGGACGCGCCCGACGGCATGGATCTGCTGCGGGGACGCGACAACGTCGTCTCGATGCGCACGTTCTCCAAGGCCTACGGCCTCGCCGGTGCCCGTGTCGGCTACGCGGTCGGACCGGCGAAGATCATCGAGGCGCTCCGCAAGGTCTGCATTCCGTTCAGCGTGAACGCGCTCGCACAAGCCGCCGCCCTCGCCTCCCTCGATGCGGAGGACGAGCTGAAGGTTCGCTGCGCGGAGATCGCGGAGGAACGTGACCGGGTGCGCTCCGGCCTGCTGGACCTCGGTTTCGAGGTCGCCGAGAGCCAGGCGAACTTCGTCTGGTTGCCGCTCGGCGACACCGCGCAGGCGTTCAACGATCACTGCATGGCGAACAAGGTCGTGGTGCGCACGTTCGCCGGGGACGGGGTGCGGGTCACGATCGGCAAGCCCGACGAGAACGACGCGTTCCTCGCCGCCGCCAAGTCGTACCGTCCTTGA
- a CDS encoding L,D-transpeptidase, protein MLHRRARDGRRPMLAGALLLALLTGCGSAPAPPAAAPEQPPAQARVVTADLPEATTFGDLSEAPADPAPQQPTDGTVLRVHDELALYDAPDGEPFARLPATQLENPTWVPVVETRGQWSRVLLPSRPTGATGWVRPEPGQAEPARSPYEVEVDVDAMRMVVRESGREIGSWTVGVGGEGTPTPRGRTYMMAAIEETVTTFSPVILPLGTHSQTLTSYGGGPGTVALHGWPDSSVFGTASSDGCVRVPDDALDLLTTLPLGTLVLLR, encoded by the coding sequence ATGCTGCACCGCCGAGCCCGAGACGGTCGCCGACCGATGCTCGCAGGCGCCCTCCTGCTCGCACTGCTCACCGGCTGCGGATCCGCGCCGGCGCCGCCCGCGGCCGCTCCCGAGCAGCCACCCGCCCAGGCGCGGGTCGTCACTGCGGACCTGCCGGAGGCCACCACCTTCGGGGATCTCTCGGAGGCTCCCGCCGATCCGGCTCCGCAACAGCCGACTGACGGCACCGTTCTGCGCGTGCACGACGAACTTGCCCTGTACGACGCACCCGACGGCGAACCCTTCGCGCGCCTGCCCGCCACCCAACTCGAGAACCCGACCTGGGTTCCGGTGGTCGAGACCCGAGGACAGTGGTCGCGGGTCCTGCTTCCGAGCAGGCCGACAGGGGCGACCGGCTGGGTGCGCCCCGAGCCGGGACAGGCGGAACCGGCCCGCTCCCCATACGAAGTCGAGGTCGACGTCGACGCGATGCGGATGGTCGTGCGGGAATCCGGACGCGAGATCGGCTCATGGACCGTGGGTGTCGGCGGCGAAGGCACGCCGACTCCCCGTGGCCGCACCTACATGATGGCGGCCATCGAGGAGACGGTGACGACCTTCAGTCCCGTGATCCTCCCCCTCGGAACGCACTCGCAGACGCTGACCAGCTATGGCGGCGGCCCCGGCACCGTCGCACTGCACGGCTGGCCGGACTCGAGCGTGTTCGGAACCGCGAGCAGTGACGGGTGTGTCCGTGTTCCGGACGACGCTCTCGACCTGCTCACCACGCTTCCGCTCGGAACGTTGGTGCTCCTGCGCTGA
- a CDS encoding cation diffusion facilitator family transporter: MDDALTASGHGIRAVRVSLAGLGATALLQLVVVMFSGSVALLADTIHNFSDALTSVPLWIAFVLGRRAPTRSFTYGFGRAEDLAGLFIVAMIALSAVLAGYQSISRLIDPQPLDNVGWVLAAGLIGFAGNELVAVYRIRVGRRIGSAALVADGLHARTDGFTSLAVVLGALGVLLGFPLADPIVGLLITVAIVVLLAGTIRDVGTRLLDGVDPDLVRRAESVVAEAAPTTLPPRVALRWSGHRLHISIELPADETVTIGAFHQQAHAVEHALRATLPSAGPVTISPLRRGG; the protein is encoded by the coding sequence GTGGACGACGCCCTCACGGCCAGTGGCCACGGGATCCGTGCGGTCAGGGTGAGCTTGGCCGGGTTGGGCGCGACGGCGTTGCTCCAGCTCGTCGTGGTGATGTTCAGCGGGTCCGTCGCACTACTGGCGGATACCATTCACAACTTCTCGGATGCGCTGACCTCGGTTCCGCTATGGATCGCGTTCGTGCTCGGCCGCCGGGCACCGACCCGCTCGTTCACCTACGGCTTCGGTCGTGCGGAAGACCTGGCGGGCTTGTTCATCGTGGCCATGATCGCGTTGTCTGCTGTGCTGGCCGGGTATCAGTCCATCAGCCGGCTGATCGACCCGCAGCCTCTGGACAACGTCGGATGGGTGCTCGCCGCCGGGCTGATCGGATTCGCGGGAAACGAGCTTGTTGCCGTGTATCGCATCCGTGTGGGGCGGCGGATCGGCTCGGCCGCCCTGGTCGCAGACGGGCTACACGCCCGCACCGACGGGTTCACCTCGTTGGCTGTCGTACTCGGCGCGCTAGGAGTACTGCTGGGCTTCCCCTTGGCCGACCCGATCGTCGGACTGCTCATCACTGTCGCCATCGTTGTGCTGCTCGCCGGCACCATTCGCGATGTCGGCACGCGGCTGCTCGACGGTGTCGACCCTGACCTGGTTCGGCGGGCCGAATCCGTCGTCGCCGAAGCAGCTCCCACGACGCTGCCGCCGCGAGTCGCGCTCCGCTGGAGCGGACACCGGCTCCACATCTCGATCGAGCTTCCCGCCGACGAGACCGTCACCATCGGCGCATTTCATCAGCAAGCACACGCTGTCGAACACGCGTTGCGAGCCACATTGCCCAGCGCTGGACCAGTGACGATCAGCCCCCTGCGCCGGGGTGGTTGA
- the sbnA gene encoding 2,3-diaminopropionate biosynthesis protein SbnA, which produces MTYDSVLDCVGSTPLVRLRRCFPHPDVEVLAKLEMLNPCGSMKDRPARYIVEQGVSEGTLRPGMRLVESTSGNLGVALAVAARMHGLAFTAVVDPNTSPMNLRLLELFGADVDMVTEPDEAGGYLQTRVGRAQSHAAADSGVVWINQYANQRNWRAYYETVGAEILQQVDGAIDYLVAPVSTTGSLQGTARRLRESNPELTVVAVDAVGSVIFGTPPSKRRIPGFGASRVPEIFTADEIDDVVHVDDLGSAAGCRRLVETEGLLAGGSSGAVIAALETVVDRLSASARVVTLLPDRGERYLETVYDDSWTESVKRELIENDLSEAS; this is translated from the coding sequence GTGACATACGACTCTGTGCTGGACTGCGTCGGTTCGACCCCGCTGGTGCGATTGCGGCGGTGTTTCCCTCATCCGGACGTCGAAGTCCTGGCCAAGCTGGAGATGCTCAACCCCTGCGGAAGCATGAAGGACCGCCCCGCTCGCTACATCGTCGAGCAGGGGGTAAGCGAGGGGACGCTGCGGCCCGGAATGCGCCTGGTGGAGAGCACCTCGGGCAATCTCGGTGTCGCGTTGGCGGTTGCTGCCCGCATGCACGGATTGGCGTTCACCGCAGTGGTGGACCCGAACACCTCGCCGATGAACTTGCGGTTGCTGGAGCTCTTCGGTGCCGACGTCGACATGGTGACCGAGCCGGACGAGGCTGGTGGTTACCTGCAGACGCGCGTCGGTCGGGCTCAAAGCCACGCCGCAGCGGACTCGGGAGTGGTCTGGATCAACCAATACGCGAACCAGCGCAACTGGCGCGCCTACTACGAAACGGTCGGGGCCGAGATCCTCCAGCAGGTGGACGGCGCCATCGACTACCTGGTCGCACCGGTGTCCACGACCGGATCGTTGCAGGGCACGGCTCGACGCTTGCGGGAGTCGAACCCCGAGCTGACTGTGGTGGCCGTCGACGCAGTGGGATCAGTGATCTTCGGAACCCCCCCGAGCAAGCGGCGCATCCCCGGATTCGGCGCCAGCCGAGTACCGGAGATCTTCACCGCCGACGAGATCGACGACGTGGTCCACGTCGACGATCTCGGCTCCGCTGCGGGATGTCGGCGATTGGTCGAGACCGAGGGCCTGCTCGCCGGAGGGTCGTCCGGTGCTGTGATCGCGGCGCTGGAGACGGTCGTGGACCGCTTGAGTGCGTCCGCGCGGGTCGTGACGCTGCTACCGGATCGGGGCGAGCGCTACCTCGAGACCGTTTACGACGACAGCTGGACAGAGAGCGTGAAGCGCGAGCTCATCGAAAACGATCTGTCGGAGGCGTCGTGA
- a CDS encoding MFS transporter — protein sequence MSTAERVQRRNLVLLWASQFVNTAGLMMLVPIMPFYVQGMGVDGTAEVQTWAGVAIAAPALALTVATPLWGRLGDRIGRHWMVVRSLVGLAVSMLVMALAGNPFLLVLGRLLQGGLGGVVEAAQAFAGAAGPGSKRGSALGKSFSATAAGSLIGPLAGGALVGAGALSTLMIVIAVLAVVLAGACTLGLREPDATETSAPASAPSAPANSVGRAGFWHVPAAVPLVIVAVAAYFGVYGLIPVFAQHVQQSFPAGQAGMWVGVFQSLTWAATLIASFWWGRHNDRAQRPIRTLAVASGVCAVSIAAQALPLGPAGLIVLRLLQGAAFAALAQSLFFHFSQHAPSSRRSGYVGMANSFLLAGQSAGPLLAGPMALAFPTPLSIALMGAACAVACLCCLRASRMDAEPHTWGHASTDTNDSANLPVLRQMSGVLESPSEQTAPIRRTTAATVTRGPEPPGHVRPDMNHPSAARFSHASAGHRTV from the coding sequence GTGAGCACCGCCGAGCGTGTCCAACGGCGCAACCTTGTGCTGCTGTGGGCCAGTCAGTTCGTCAACACCGCCGGGTTGATGATGCTGGTGCCGATCATGCCGTTCTACGTCCAGGGCATGGGCGTCGACGGCACGGCCGAGGTCCAAACCTGGGCAGGGGTGGCTATCGCGGCTCCCGCTCTTGCGCTGACCGTGGCGACTCCACTGTGGGGGCGCCTCGGCGACCGGATCGGGCGGCATTGGATGGTCGTGCGGTCGCTGGTGGGGCTCGCGGTGTCGATGCTCGTGATGGCTCTGGCCGGGAATCCCTTTCTGCTGGTGCTGGGGCGACTTCTGCAGGGCGGTCTCGGAGGCGTCGTGGAAGCGGCCCAAGCATTCGCCGGTGCTGCCGGGCCAGGCAGCAAGCGGGGTTCGGCGCTGGGCAAGTCCTTCAGCGCGACTGCGGCCGGATCCCTGATCGGGCCGTTGGCGGGCGGAGCACTCGTCGGTGCGGGAGCGCTGAGCACTCTGATGATCGTGATCGCCGTCCTGGCCGTCGTGCTCGCGGGTGCCTGCACGCTCGGGCTGCGCGAGCCCGACGCCACAGAAACCTCCGCTCCAGCGTCCGCGCCCTCCGCTCCGGCGAACAGCGTCGGCCGCGCTGGTTTTTGGCACGTCCCCGCAGCTGTACCGCTGGTTATCGTCGCGGTGGCCGCGTATTTCGGGGTCTACGGGCTGATTCCCGTGTTCGCTCAGCACGTGCAGCAGAGTTTCCCCGCCGGGCAGGCCGGAATGTGGGTGGGCGTCTTCCAGTCTCTGACGTGGGCAGCGACGCTCATCGCTTCCTTCTGGTGGGGCCGGCACAACGACCGTGCGCAGCGGCCGATCCGCACCCTTGCTGTGGCTTCGGGGGTGTGCGCGGTCAGCATCGCCGCCCAGGCGCTCCCGCTGGGGCCGGCTGGCTTGATCGTGTTGCGGCTGTTGCAAGGAGCCGCCTTCGCCGCCCTGGCACAGTCGCTGTTCTTCCACTTCAGCCAGCACGCGCCGTCGTCGCGGAGGAGTGGGTACGTAGGCATGGCGAACAGCTTCCTGCTCGCCGGTCAGTCTGCCGGACCGTTACTGGCAGGGCCGATGGCCCTCGCCTTCCCCACGCCGCTCTCGATCGCATTGATGGGTGCAGCATGCGCGGTCGCGTGCCTGTGCTGCCTGCGCGCGTCTCGTATGGATGCCGAACCGCACACGTGGGGGCATGCTTCGACGGACACCAACGACTCGGCGAATCTCCCCGTGCTCAGGCAGATGAGCGGTGTACTGGAGAGCCCGTCGGAGCAGACTGCGCCGATTCGGCGCACTACCGCGGCGACCGTGACTCGCGGACCGGAACCGCCGGGGCATGTGCGGCCGGATATGAATCACCCGTCAGCCGCTCGATTCAGTCACGCTAGTGCAGGACACCGCACTGTGTAA
- a CDS encoding C40 family peptidase produces the protein MASHRLKLPFRGALAATTVAAVTVGLGATPAGAAPDQPGNASEAAKQLREVGRQAEAVTEEYKKAEDDHAQRQADLERARADTAQAVQVADEARAEEERFRGQVDELTGAAYQGAKMNELSALMVSESPNEFLDRASALDALGKDNKDAVEALSSATHEAESAEKRAGDARARATEAEAESARIQDEIGGKKAAMDAQVAEVKETYNSLSQQEQESLSSSSSVGALAGSGKAIQAVNAALSKQGSPYVFGAKGPSQFDCSGLVQYAYEQAGVELPGSTKSQISEGEQVSQSEMKPGDVIFFYSSGSHNGIYIGGGKMVHAPTEGQTVTVEEVKYMGEVNSVRRFAG, from the coding sequence ATGGCGTCCCACCGGCTGAAGCTCCCGTTTCGCGGAGCACTGGCGGCAACCACCGTTGCCGCCGTCACCGTCGGGCTAGGTGCAACCCCCGCCGGCGCGGCCCCGGATCAGCCCGGCAACGCCTCCGAGGCGGCCAAGCAACTCCGCGAGGTCGGCCGCCAGGCTGAAGCCGTCACGGAGGAGTACAAGAAGGCCGAAGACGATCACGCCCAGCGCCAGGCCGACCTGGAGCGGGCTCGAGCCGATACGGCGCAGGCCGTGCAGGTCGCCGACGAGGCACGCGCCGAAGAGGAACGGTTCCGGGGGCAGGTCGACGAGCTCACCGGCGCCGCATACCAGGGCGCGAAGATGAACGAGCTCTCCGCCCTGATGGTCAGCGAATCACCCAACGAGTTCCTCGATCGTGCCTCGGCACTGGACGCGCTCGGCAAGGACAACAAGGACGCCGTCGAGGCGCTCTCGAGTGCCACCCACGAAGCCGAGAGCGCTGAGAAGCGAGCCGGCGACGCCCGCGCCCGCGCGACGGAAGCCGAGGCCGAGTCCGCCCGGATCCAGGACGAGATCGGCGGCAAGAAGGCCGCGATGGACGCCCAGGTGGCCGAGGTCAAAGAGACGTACAACAGCCTCAGCCAGCAGGAACAAGAGTCGCTGTCCAGCAGCAGCTCGGTAGGTGCGCTCGCCGGAAGCGGCAAGGCGATCCAGGCGGTGAACGCCGCGCTGAGCAAGCAGGGCTCGCCGTACGTCTTCGGCGCCAAGGGACCGAGTCAGTTCGACTGCTCCGGGCTCGTCCAGTACGCCTACGAGCAAGCCGGGGTGGAGCTGCCCGGATCGACGAAGTCGCAGATCTCGGAGGGCGAGCAGGTCTCGCAGAGCGAGATGAAACCCGGTGACGTGATCTTCTTCTACAGCTCGGGCAGCCACAACGGCATCTACATCGGCGGCGGCAAGATGGTGCACGCTCCGACCGAGGGCCAGACGGTCACGGTCGAAGAGGTCAAGTACATGGGCGAGGTCAACAGCGTCCGCCGCTTCGCCGGGTAG
- a CDS encoding methyl-accepting chemotaxis protein, with the protein MLIRIPTPGDLVGAARSTAELAVGAVTTAASVPGRVLGLVDGAETVLARITDIADRADELVTRVDQIASRTEKTVEEVDGVVDRTRAIVSMAEDSVREVARIAAAASTLVDDSGAIAEKASQTVDRAGHTAEVADGLLAEYEPMARKAAPMASRFVDELSPKEVDAAIRLVDELPVMAEHMISDIMPILRTLDRVGPEVHELLEVTHDVRRAIVGIPGFQFFRRRGEGRVDDSSDDPPRSNGRN; encoded by the coding sequence ATGTTGATCCGGATCCCGACGCCCGGTGACCTCGTTGGCGCCGCCCGCTCGACCGCTGAACTGGCGGTCGGGGCCGTGACGACCGCGGCGTCCGTGCCCGGCCGAGTGCTCGGCCTCGTCGACGGCGCGGAGACGGTCCTCGCCCGTATCACCGACATCGCCGACCGGGCGGATGAGCTCGTCACCCGGGTCGATCAGATCGCCTCCCGGACCGAGAAGACGGTGGAAGAGGTCGACGGCGTCGTCGACCGCACCCGGGCGATCGTGTCGATGGCCGAGGACAGCGTTCGCGAGGTCGCCCGGATCGCCGCGGCAGCCTCGACGCTGGTCGACGACTCCGGTGCGATCGCCGAGAAGGCATCGCAGACCGTTGACCGCGCCGGGCACACCGCCGAGGTCGCCGACGGGTTGCTCGCCGAGTACGAGCCGATGGCGCGCAAGGCCGCGCCGATGGCCTCGCGGTTCGTCGACGAGCTGTCGCCGAAGGAGGTCGACGCCGCGATTCGCCTCGTCGACGAGCTGCCGGTGATGGCCGAGCACATGATCAGCGACATCATGCCGATCCTGCGCACCCTCGACCGTGTGGGCCCTGAGGTGCACGAACTGCTCGAAGTCACCCACGACGTGCGGCGGGCGATCGTCGGCATCCCCGGGTTCCAGTTCTTCCGCAGGCGTGGCGAGGGGCGCGTCGACGACAGTTCCGACGATCCGCCCCGCTCGAACGGTCGGAACTGA
- a CDS encoding dienelactone hydrolase family protein, translating to MTDTRIETVALTDGTELRLTVAEPDNVVRGGLVVLHEARGVTPRVRELVSALAEEGWLAAAPHLYHRIGVDELDAEHLDEDVHDQVQDLDVDSVIDDADATFLWLGDRGVAVDRLGVMGFDVGGAAALVVAARRQLGAAVTIGGGGILEPLSDSLPALIDIVSDVGCPWLGLYGADSSIPRDQIDKLREVADGAPVATDVVRFPASDHRFESEPESAHEAWKRTRNWFDLHLR from the coding sequence ATGACCGACACCCGGATCGAGACCGTCGCGCTCACCGACGGCACCGAACTCCGCCTGACCGTGGCCGAACCGGACAACGTCGTCCGTGGTGGTCTGGTCGTCCTGCACGAGGCTCGCGGCGTCACGCCGCGCGTGCGGGAACTCGTGAGCGCTCTCGCCGAGGAGGGGTGGTTGGCGGCCGCCCCGCACCTGTACCACCGGATCGGTGTCGACGAGCTCGATGCGGAGCACCTGGACGAGGACGTGCACGATCAGGTGCAGGATCTCGACGTCGACTCGGTGATCGACGACGCGGACGCGACGTTCCTGTGGCTCGGTGACCGGGGCGTGGCCGTGGACCGGCTCGGAGTCATGGGGTTCGACGTGGGTGGTGCCGCCGCGCTGGTGGTCGCCGCACGCAGGCAGCTGGGCGCGGCCGTGACCATCGGTGGCGGCGGAATCCTGGAGCCGCTGTCGGACTCCCTGCCCGCACTGATCGACATCGTCTCGGACGTGGGCTGCCCGTGGCTGGGTCTCTACGGCGCCGATTCGAGCATTCCCCGCGACCAGATCGACAAGTTGCGGGAGGTCGCCGACGGTGCACCGGTGGCGACGGACGTGGTGCGTTTCCCCGCGTCGGACCACCGCTTCGAGTCGGAGCCGGAGTCGGCTCACGAGGCGTGGAAGCGCACGCGGAACTGGTTCGACCTGCATCTGCGTTGA
- a CDS encoding IclR family transcriptional regulator domain-containing protein: MAADDEKSAQNHIQGLERGLAVLQAFTADHPSRTATELATATRLSRPVVRRILLTLQRLGYVATSEGRWTLTPRVLTIGHHYTATHALTELAQPYLMRLAEKTGESATLATLDGNEVVYIARVPVRRVLSVTVSPGTRAPAHATSLGRVLLAWEPDERVERLIAESGLPGLTRHTVTDPAQFREILGTVREQGWSMVISEREEGLLSLSAPVRDHHGRVVAAVASSTSTGRATPEGLREDVVPVLVDIAKDISAQIGSRTAGPPIA, translated from the coding sequence ATGGCGGCAGACGACGAGAAGAGCGCCCAGAACCACATTCAAGGTCTAGAGCGCGGACTCGCGGTGTTGCAGGCGTTCACCGCCGACCATCCGAGCCGGACGGCGACCGAGCTCGCGACGGCGACCCGGCTGTCACGTCCGGTCGTGCGCAGGATTCTGTTGACTCTGCAGCGCCTCGGCTACGTCGCGACCTCCGAGGGACGATGGACGCTGACCCCGCGAGTGCTCACGATCGGGCATCACTACACCGCCACCCATGCCTTGACGGAGTTGGCTCAGCCCTACCTGATGCGGCTGGCCGAGAAGACGGGTGAGTCCGCCACGCTCGCCACGCTGGACGGCAACGAGGTCGTCTACATCGCCAGGGTGCCGGTGCGCCGGGTGCTCAGCGTGACCGTTTCTCCCGGCACGCGGGCACCCGCGCACGCCACGTCGTTGGGGCGAGTGCTGCTGGCGTGGGAACCGGACGAGCGGGTGGAGCGCTTGATCGCGGAATCCGGGCTGCCCGGCTTGACCCGCCACACCGTCACCGACCCGGCGCAGTTCCGCGAGATCCTCGGCACCGTCCGCGAGCAGGGCTGGTCGATGGTGATCAGCGAACGCGAGGAAGGACTGCTCTCGCTGTCCGCACCGGTCCGCGATCACCACGGCCGGGTCGTCGCCGCCGTCGCCTCCTCCACCTCCACCGGGCGTGCGACGCCCGAGGGGCTCCGCGAGGACGTGGTACCCGTGCTCGTTGACATCGCGAAGGACATCAGTGCCCAGATCGGGAGCCGCACGGCCGGCCCGCCCATCGCGTGA
- a CDS encoding ArsR/SmtB family transcription factor has protein sequence MNADNGSCSFGVESDYVELAVELFSMLADATRVRIILALRDEELPVNRLAEIVDKSPAAVSQHLAKLRLARIVLTRQQGTRVFYRLANEHVRRVVADAIFQAEHSLGDAPRHHEVEMRSAR, from the coding sequence ATGAATGCAGATAACGGTTCTTGCAGCTTCGGGGTGGAGAGCGACTACGTCGAGCTGGCCGTGGAGCTGTTCTCGATGCTGGCCGACGCCACGCGGGTACGGATCATCCTCGCGCTGCGGGATGAGGAGCTGCCCGTGAACCGGCTGGCCGAGATCGTCGACAAGTCGCCTGCGGCGGTCTCGCAACATCTGGCGAAGCTGAGGCTGGCCCGGATCGTGCTGACCCGCCAGCAGGGAACTCGGGTTTTCTATCGGCTGGCGAACGAACACGTGCGTCGTGTCGTCGCCGATGCGATCTTCCAGGCGGAGCACTCGCTGGGTGATGCACCTCGGCACCATGAGGTCGAGATGAGGTCGGCTCGGTGA